A DNA window from Prevotella intermedia ATCC 25611 = DSM 20706 contains the following coding sequences:
- a CDS encoding type II toxin-antitoxin system YafQ family toxin — MYAIEYTTRFRRSFKKCIKRGLAAAVFEQVIRLLQESGKLPPEYRPHKLSGRYSGYWECHLQPDWLLVWLQDDHRLILQLVDTGSHADLF, encoded by the coding sequence ATGTATGCAATTGAATACACTACACGCTTTCGTCGCTCATTCAAAAAGTGCATCAAGCGTGGACTTGCTGCAGCTGTATTTGAACAAGTTATCAGACTATTGCAGGAATCGGGTAAACTGCCGCCCGAGTATCGCCCGCACAAACTATCGGGCAGATACTCTGGTTATTGGGAATGCCATCTGCAACCCGATTGGTTGTTGGTATGGTTGCAAGACGACCACCGACTCATACTGCAACTTGTAGACACAGGCAGTCACGCCGACCTGTTCTAA
- a CDS encoding HmuY family protein, with the protein MKTKIFAVACLATLLFTSCSKDNNDDPKPKPETTQVKHFETLMPGYDSWIYIDLETGKFEQQAELGEREYRKYKSMMGTEYEVIKKEPAKGTDADLPKKWDVAFHITDARINNGEVLMTEETDLNKINALPAGNYVADAPAEIIVDMSHMQNEATLAMVKTMLNSELGKWVKSTGMGKPKIVSDKVFAVKFKNGNAALIKFKDYLDNTGKKKAVSFDYKFMKKAK; encoded by the coding sequence ATGAAAACAAAAATTTTTGCAGTAGCATGTCTTGCTACACTTCTATTCACATCGTGCAGCAAGGACAACAACGACGACCCAAAACCAAAACCTGAGACCACGCAAGTAAAGCATTTCGAAACCCTTATGCCGGGTTACGATTCGTGGATTTACATCGATCTCGAAACAGGTAAGTTTGAACAACAGGCAGAACTTGGCGAACGTGAGTACCGCAAGTATAAGTCAATGATGGGTACCGAGTACGAAGTAATAAAGAAAGAACCTGCCAAGGGTACAGATGCCGACCTTCCAAAGAAGTGGGACGTCGCTTTCCACATTACTGATGCACGCATCAACAACGGTGAAGTGCTGATGACAGAAGAAACCGATTTGAACAAAATCAACGCACTTCCAGCAGGCAACTACGTAGCCGACGCACCAGCCGAAATCATCGTAGATATGAGCCATATGCAGAACGAAGCCACCTTGGCAATGGTTAAGACAATGCTGAACAGCGAATTGGGCAAGTGGGTTAAGAGCACAGGCATGGGCAAACCAAAGATTGTGAGCGACAAGGTGTTTGCCGTGAAGTTCAAGAATGGCAATGCTGCCCTCATCAAGTTCAAGGACTACTTGGACAACACAGGCAAGAAGAAAGCTGTCAGCTTCGACTATAAGTTTATGAAGAAAGCGAAGTAA
- a CDS encoding TonB-dependent receptor, whose protein sequence is MKKLLLTFVLLTAVFATVFGDNVPSEKSYPVTGKVVDADTEEPLAGAMLKVEGTNIVVGTNSKGEFTIHFGANKVYIVHVSCMGYTTRTLRVPSVGHPPLTVRMASTNTSLEEVVVTGSRCEKPLKDVPVITRVISQEEIKTVNPVDLNTLLEYTLPGIQFYYNSMSQTTTLNYQGMDSKSVLFLLDGERMSGEGADHNIDFSRINVDNIERIEVVRGAASTLYDSRAIGGVINLITKKNARPLNVQLNSRYAGSNGENYSMQVGVNRSRFSSQTSFGYRHRDTYWVKDKEGKTIERIAPDGKGLQEKGEPQDIPIYGYKIFDLGQRFHYRFSDHLNTELFGSFYSNIRPTYFGRRYHQRYEDLVVGGKAKWQINENNGFALSYTFDNYAKKDDYDLVKLVEKVYNNINHSARLYYTGTFGRHTFNAGIEGVHESLRHYMMKDTGMVSTTQFSLCAQEDWRITDNFNVVVGMRGDKGKGYNFHLTPKISALYRPFEHITFRAGYSQGYRIPTLKELYQEFNMAGIIMIYGNKDLKPEYGSQLSASVEYDHGGFNLSLSAYHNRFRNKITYEYISPGQSYNMRYVNADNVKTTGMEATLNYRMQCGLRFTAAYTYINDYNVRNGYNQSWIRPHTAKFNATYKRKIGKTTESIAFNSQWMSSITRYSYDAKANTYTRYVFDPRTICSINLRSELPRGINLGFMIDNLFNYHDKAADSDVQLPLNGISYVLTVGINLSDLFGK, encoded by the coding sequence ATGAAGAAACTACTTCTTACATTCGTATTACTGACGGCGGTTTTTGCCACCGTTTTTGGAGATAACGTTCCCTCAGAAAAGAGCTATCCTGTAACAGGCAAGGTGGTAGACGCCGACACCGAAGAGCCGTTGGCAGGTGCAATGCTCAAGGTAGAAGGCACGAACATCGTGGTGGGCACCAACAGCAAGGGCGAATTTACCATTCACTTCGGTGCCAACAAGGTTTATATCGTCCACGTCTCGTGCATGGGTTACACCACCCGAACGTTGCGTGTGCCGTCGGTAGGACACCCACCCCTCACGGTCAGAATGGCATCAACCAACACCAGCTTGGAAGAAGTAGTGGTAACAGGCTCAAGATGCGAGAAGCCTTTGAAAGACGTACCCGTGATTACACGCGTCATCTCGCAGGAAGAAATAAAGACCGTGAACCCAGTAGACCTGAACACACTCTTGGAATACACCCTCCCAGGCATACAGTTCTACTACAACAGTATGAGTCAGACCACCACGCTGAACTATCAGGGAATGGACAGTAAGTCAGTCCTCTTCCTGCTCGATGGCGAGCGAATGAGTGGCGAAGGTGCCGACCACAACATTGACTTCAGCCGAATCAACGTAGACAACATCGAGCGCATCGAGGTGGTACGTGGTGCAGCGTCTACCCTTTACGACAGTCGTGCCATCGGTGGCGTCATCAATCTCATCACAAAGAAAAACGCACGCCCTCTCAACGTGCAGCTTAACTCGCGCTACGCAGGCTCGAACGGCGAGAACTACTCTATGCAAGTAGGCGTAAACCGCAGCCGCTTCAGTTCGCAGACATCGTTCGGCTATCGCCATCGCGACACTTACTGGGTGAAAGACAAAGAAGGAAAGACCATAGAACGCATAGCCCCCGATGGTAAAGGGCTTCAGGAAAAAGGCGAACCGCAGGATATTCCAATCTACGGATACAAGATTTTCGACCTCGGACAACGCTTCCACTATCGTTTCAGCGACCATCTGAATACCGAACTCTTCGGTTCTTTCTATTCAAACATACGTCCTACCTACTTTGGACGCCGCTACCACCAACGCTACGAAGACCTTGTTGTGGGCGGAAAAGCAAAGTGGCAGATAAACGAGAACAACGGTTTCGCCCTCTCGTACACCTTCGACAACTATGCGAAGAAAGACGACTACGACCTTGTGAAGCTCGTCGAGAAAGTCTATAACAACATCAACCACAGCGCACGCCTCTACTATACGGGCACGTTCGGACGCCATACGTTCAACGCAGGCATCGAAGGCGTGCACGAAAGTCTGCGCCACTATATGATGAAAGATACAGGAATGGTCAGCACGACGCAGTTCTCGCTCTGCGCACAGGAAGATTGGCGCATCACCGACAACTTCAACGTCGTGGTAGGTATGCGTGGCGACAAGGGGAAAGGCTACAATTTCCACCTCACACCGAAGATTTCAGCCCTCTATCGTCCTTTCGAGCACATCACGTTCCGTGCAGGCTACTCGCAGGGATACCGCATTCCCACGCTCAAGGAACTTTACCAAGAGTTCAATATGGCAGGCATCATTATGATATATGGCAACAAAGACCTCAAGCCCGAATACGGAAGCCAGCTCTCGGCATCGGTCGAATACGACCACGGAGGCTTCAACCTCTCGCTGTCGGCATACCACAACCGCTTCCGCAACAAGATTACGTACGAATATATATCGCCGGGACAAAGCTACAATATGCGCTATGTAAATGCCGACAACGTGAAAACGACAGGTATGGAAGCCACTCTGAACTACCGTATGCAGTGCGGTTTGCGCTTCACGGCAGCCTATACATACATCAACGACTACAACGTGCGCAACGGTTACAACCAGTCGTGGATACGTCCGCATACAGCCAAGTTCAACGCAACCTATAAGCGAAAGATTGGAAAGACCACCGAGTCTATCGCATTCAACAGTCAGTGGATGTCGAGCATCACACGCTACTCGTACGATGCAAAGGCAAATACCTACACACGCTACGTGTTCGACCCTCGCACCATCTGTTCCATCAACCTGCGTTCCGAACTTCCGCGAGGCATCAACCTTGGTTTCATGATAGACAACCTCTTCAACTATCACGACAAGGCTGCCGACTCCGACGTGCAACTGCCGCTCAACGGCATCAGCTACGTGCTCACCGTGGGCATCAACCTGTCCGACTTGTTCGGCAAGTAG
- a CDS encoding DUF2436 domain-containing protein, which produces MKPNLLKNVYATIATLFVAMFALPTTVQAQAPGMARIVLEAHNVWKDGSGYQMLLDANHNLYGDKIPTSGPIWDDANPPADLYNDFEYKIPANADPSTTPQYMVMDGEDYVDIPAGIYDFCIAAPEANKKIWIAGDADGPTRGDDYNFEAGKTYRFTMHIVESANNDGARLTITEGGTAAKYELWIGGTQVTSENCNKLPVASGMASYDPFTKTLALDEAVINASGEEDAIKSKIDGLTIRVTGTNMIAASGFSALKTEKTRTTITGEGKLVLSGNDFGLYAMSGGFVTIENCEIDCDGSFGTNNGNAEVTINNATITAKGKTFETMRGIQKLTLNGCAITEPEGAVYDPKLGGIALNGQLVKDKVVIKADPITEYDLAVSGVKLTSANYNDISKFIGVSGTVTFDPENKVLTLQNATINAEGYNAIMSNIEGLTVKIVGNNDLNSKYATVSFVAPMTITGGGTINVKSEGDCAIYANGTDCTIENCTVNVKSGAYAIAGNSGTSEKFTVKNATVTAEGIGNGSICDFAELIMSGCKITQPAGAAFDPSMHCVALNGEVVKTKVVITDPTAIETPTADTTATTRGTYTISGVRLSNEQKNLPKGVYIVNGKKVVKQ; this is translated from the coding sequence ATGAAACCAAACTTACTTAAGAACGTGTATGCAACCATAGCTACACTGTTCGTCGCAATGTTTGCGCTGCCCACTACCGTGCAGGCGCAGGCACCGGGTATGGCAAGAATCGTTCTCGAAGCACACAACGTATGGAAAGATGGCAGCGGTTATCAGATGCTGCTCGATGCCAACCACAACCTATACGGCGACAAAATTCCAACTTCAGGACCGATATGGGACGACGCCAACCCACCAGCCGACCTCTACAACGACTTCGAATACAAGATTCCAGCCAATGCCGACCCTTCCACAACACCTCAGTATATGGTTATGGACGGCGAGGACTACGTAGACATTCCTGCAGGAATCTACGACTTCTGTATCGCCGCACCAGAGGCTAACAAGAAAATATGGATTGCAGGCGATGCCGACGGACCCACAAGGGGCGACGATTACAACTTCGAGGCAGGCAAAACCTACCGCTTCACGATGCATATAGTGGAAAGTGCCAACAACGACGGCGCAAGGCTCACGATAACCGAAGGTGGGACAGCTGCAAAGTACGAGCTTTGGATTGGCGGCACGCAGGTAACCTCTGAAAACTGCAACAAGCTTCCTGTCGCAAGCGGAATGGCGAGCTACGACCCATTTACCAAGACCCTCGCCCTCGACGAAGCCGTTATCAACGCATCGGGAGAAGAAGATGCTATCAAGTCGAAGATAGACGGATTGACCATTCGTGTTACTGGAACCAATATGATTGCTGCCAGCGGTTTCTCTGCTCTCAAGACCGAAAAAACGCGCACCACCATCACCGGTGAAGGCAAACTTGTCCTTTCGGGGAACGATTTCGGACTGTATGCAATGTCGGGAGGGTTTGTTACCATCGAGAATTGCGAAATAGATTGCGATGGTTCTTTCGGCACCAACAACGGTAACGCCGAGGTAACCATCAACAACGCCACCATAACGGCAAAGGGCAAGACATTCGAAACAATGCGTGGCATTCAGAAACTCACCCTCAATGGTTGCGCTATCACCGAGCCAGAAGGTGCTGTCTACGACCCTAAACTTGGCGGTATCGCACTGAACGGACAGCTGGTAAAGGACAAGGTGGTCATCAAAGCCGACCCTATAACCGAGTACGACCTTGCAGTATCGGGCGTAAAGCTGACTTCTGCCAACTACAACGATATTTCCAAATTCATTGGCGTAAGCGGAACCGTAACCTTCGACCCAGAAAACAAGGTGCTTACGTTGCAGAATGCTACAATAAACGCAGAGGGCTACAATGCCATTATGTCGAACATCGAAGGACTGACAGTAAAGATTGTCGGCAACAACGACCTGAATTCAAAGTATGCAACCGTCAGCTTTGTAGCTCCGATGACCATTACAGGCGGTGGCACAATCAATGTGAAGAGCGAGGGCGACTGCGCTATCTATGCGAATGGAACCGACTGTACCATCGAAAACTGTACCGTTAATGTCAAGAGCGGAGCATACGCCATTGCAGGAAACAGCGGCACGAGCGAGAAATTCACCGTAAAGAATGCCACCGTAACGGCAGAGGGAATAGGGAACGGCTCTATCTGCGACTTCGCTGAACTCATAATGTCAGGTTGTAAAATCACTCAGCCTGCTGGCGCAGCGTTCGACCCTTCAATGCACTGCGTTGCCCTGAACGGAGAAGTGGTGAAGACCAAGGTGGTGATTACCGACCCAACCGCAATCGAAACACCTACTGCCGACACCACAGCAACCACACGTGGCACTTACACGATTAGCGGTGTCCGCTTGTCTAACGAACAGAAAAACCTTCCAAAGGGCGTTTACATCGTGAACGGCAAGAAGGTTGTAAAGCAGTAA